A section of the Alkalihalobacillus sp. LMS39 genome encodes:
- a CDS encoding GerAB/ArcD/ProY family transporter — protein MKTVKKTLKSFDLFSFTIASTISIGIAFLPYVAGEEIRSAWLKLIVTAIPYFGFLFLIHLFIKTYQDGDFFGELQQAVWKPVYYIIVIYLFCSIIYAGSVALTGMSIVVGSFLLPNIDRWIYIFLFLVVVAVGVYYGLAAISRFVVMTVTIEVVILVVIIMLGFNENFRWIYIPPVTAVDMTVLIKSSISDMARYGGLVTLLGIIGFVHKPENVFKATSGGLVFVVVTYVALALVVLGTFGYEESLHLTSPFIALVQSFGTDTGVFERLDLLFLSFWIIVFYKIVIVHVWFLLYMTKKSIPNVNGKLTILGICSLLFIITISSPPIIDEYWRIHHMNTIVYSFILPSLCLLYLIVKKKRNEST, from the coding sequence ATGAAAACCGTAAAGAAAACTCTTAAATCATTTGATTTGTTTTCTTTTACAATTGCTTCAACAATTAGCATTGGAATTGCTTTTCTCCCCTATGTGGCGGGAGAAGAAATACGAAGTGCGTGGTTGAAGTTAATCGTAACGGCGATTCCATACTTTGGTTTTCTCTTTTTAATTCACTTGTTTATCAAAACATATCAAGATGGGGATTTTTTTGGAGAGTTGCAGCAAGCAGTATGGAAACCGGTGTATTATATCATCGTCATTTATCTGTTTTGTAGTATCATCTATGCAGGAAGTGTAGCCCTTACCGGGATGTCCATCGTAGTCGGTTCATTTTTATTGCCGAATATCGATAGATGGATTTATATTTTTTTATTTTTAGTTGTCGTTGCAGTTGGCGTTTATTATGGATTAGCAGCGATTAGTCGATTTGTCGTTATGACAGTAACAATAGAGGTGGTTATATTAGTTGTCATTATTATGTTAGGATTTAATGAAAACTTTCGGTGGATCTATATACCACCTGTAACTGCAGTAGACATGACTGTATTAATAAAAAGTTCAATCTCTGATATGGCGCGTTACGGAGGGTTGGTCACGTTACTTGGCATCATCGGTTTTGTTCATAAACCAGAAAACGTGTTTAAAGCGACAAGTGGAGGATTAGTGTTTGTTGTTGTCACGTATGTTGCTTTGGCCCTCGTCGTATTAGGCACATTTGGATATGAAGAAAGCTTGCATTTAACCTCGCCATTTATTGCACTTGTTCAATCTTTTGGAACAGATACAGGTGTGTTTGAACGGTTAGATTTGTTATTTTTAAGTTTTTGGATCATCGTGTTTTACAAAATTGTCATTGTTCATGTATGGTTTCTTCTTTATATGACGAAAAAAAGTATTCCAAATGTAAATGGAAAACTCACCATACTTGGTATATGTAGTTTGTTATTTATCATTACAATTTCTTCTCCACCGATAATAGATGAGTATTGGAGAATACACCATATGAATACAATCGTATACTCCTTCATTCTTCCTTCGCTTTGTTTACTTTATTTAATTGTAAAAAAGAAAAGGAATGAGTCAACATGA
- a CDS encoding spore germination protein, giving the protein MLRQKKQKSKGTDKKQFETPDYQDFLHDKIGISELDEVPVCEEEVSQKLNIIFEHSSDFEHRTVILPSKQTLTVYYFDGIIHHERLQEGVIQPFVLRVEKQIEDEVKELGEVIYNVKYTTPANWRELLDNCLKGDVICHLSGVKPITVALPNFETRSLSEPSTEQQVYGPKVGFVEDAVRNLSMLRKYFKDPRLKARNYKLGSLSQTNALVVYLDEYVDNDLLYDVLERISNVKTDNVSTTAILAQHITEFPKSLFPQVKKTERPDQAAFALTQGKIVILLDNSTFGIVLPSTLASFYETGDDNDEGSVWSVTFIRLIRMLSMFVATLLPALYVALVAFHPELIPTTLALTIAESRNNIPFPAAIEAFLMMFALDTLVESSIRLPSFIGQTIGIVGGLVIGQAAVEAGIVSSVMVIVIAFTAISAFTAPSWELASSWRIVRYILLLFASILGLFGVVLGVCLLTIHVCALTSFKKPYMSPLSPLNPKELLNIFGRTSLREKDVGGTNQYENRKENS; this is encoded by the coding sequence ATGCTTCGTCAAAAGAAACAGAAGAGTAAAGGAACAGATAAAAAGCAATTTGAAACACCTGATTATCAAGATTTTCTCCATGATAAAATCGGAATTTCTGAACTTGATGAAGTCCCCGTATGTGAAGAAGAAGTATCCCAAAAATTAAATATCATTTTTGAACATAGTTCAGATTTTGAACATAGAACGGTCATACTCCCATCGAAGCAAACATTAACCGTTTATTATTTTGATGGCATTATCCACCATGAGCGGTTACAAGAAGGCGTTATCCAGCCGTTTGTCCTTCGAGTGGAAAAACAAATTGAAGACGAGGTAAAGGAATTAGGAGAAGTGATTTATAACGTGAAATATACGACTCCAGCAAACTGGAGGGAGCTACTTGATAACTGTTTAAAAGGCGATGTCATTTGTCATTTAAGCGGGGTGAAACCTATTACTGTTGCACTTCCTAATTTTGAGACTAGAAGTTTATCAGAGCCATCAACAGAACAGCAAGTATACGGACCGAAAGTAGGATTTGTCGAGGACGCTGTCCGAAATTTATCGATGCTTCGAAAGTATTTTAAAGACCCACGATTAAAGGCGAGAAATTATAAGTTAGGAAGTTTATCACAAACAAATGCACTAGTTGTTTATTTAGACGAATATGTTGACAATGATTTGCTTTATGATGTCTTAGAAAGAATAAGCAATGTCAAAACAGATAATGTTTCAACAACAGCAATCTTAGCACAGCATATTACGGAGTTTCCGAAATCATTGTTTCCACAAGTAAAAAAGACAGAGCGACCGGACCAAGCCGCATTCGCTTTAACTCAAGGGAAAATCGTTATTTTATTAGATAATTCTACTTTTGGAATTGTTTTACCGAGTACGCTAGCGTCTTTTTATGAGACAGGGGACGATAATGATGAAGGGTCTGTTTGGAGTGTTACATTTATTAGGCTCATACGAATGTTGAGTATGTTTGTAGCGACGCTTTTACCTGCTTTATATGTCGCCTTAGTCGCCTTTCATCCAGAACTCATCCCCACAACGCTTGCATTAACGATTGCTGAATCACGCAATAATATCCCATTTCCAGCAGCAATTGAAGCATTTTTAATGATGTTTGCGTTAGATACATTAGTCGAGTCAAGTATAAGATTACCGAGTTTCATCGGTCAAACAATCGGAATTGTTGGCGGGCTTGTTATTGGACAAGCAGCTGTAGAAGCAGGAATAGTGAGTAGTGTTATGGTCATTGTGATCGCATTTACAGCGATTTCAGCCTTTACAGCTCCTTCATGGGAGCTTGCATCATCATGGCGTATTGTTCGATATATTTTATTGTTATTTGCTTCCATTTTAGGTTTGTTTGGAGTCGTATTAGGCGTTTGTTTACTCACGATTCATGTTTGTGCACTGACCTCATTTAAAAAGCCGTATATGTCACCACTTAGCCCATTAAATCCAAAGGAACTTCTCAATATATTTGGTAGAACATCTTTACGAGAAAAGGACGTTGGGGGGACAAATCAATATGAAAACCGTAAAGAAAACTCTTAA